The following are encoded together in the Streptomyces sp. NBC_00341 genome:
- a CDS encoding PAS domain-containing sensor histidine kinase, whose translation MAVGMSGPQATDAAVVRVDADPDAGPAGPGLDPDDLPDGLVVADETGRVICFNAAAARITAVPRAAALGRPLEHALPLEDLKGRRWWELTDPYGGLATRVGQPERNLLLPGGREVLVSARYVRESPTGPVRKLVISLRGTEARRRSERSHAELIATVAHELRSPLTSVKGFTATLLAKWERFTDDQKRLMLETVYADANRVTRLITELLDISRIDSGRLELRRQPVDLSAAVERHIQALTANGQEPDRFLVRTCQPLPAVWADPDKVDQVLGNLLENAVRHGEGTVTIEVAPAPAKSDEKGTAVTVSDEGTGIPEESMGRVFTRFWRGSKRGGTGLGLYIVKGIVEAHGGTITVGRGPGGGAEFRFILPVSTPAYMK comes from the coding sequence ATGGCTGTCGGCATGAGCGGACCGCAGGCGACGGACGCGGCCGTCGTGCGCGTGGACGCGGACCCGGACGCCGGCCCCGCCGGCCCGGGTCTTGACCCCGACGACCTTCCCGACGGGCTCGTCGTCGCCGACGAGACCGGCCGGGTGATCTGCTTCAACGCCGCCGCCGCACGGATCACCGCCGTGCCCAGGGCCGCCGCCCTCGGCCGCCCGCTGGAGCACGCGCTGCCGCTGGAGGACCTCAAGGGCCGCCGCTGGTGGGAGCTGACCGACCCCTACGGCGGCCTCGCCACCCGGGTCGGCCAGCCCGAACGCAATCTGCTGCTGCCCGGCGGCCGCGAGGTCCTCGTCTCCGCACGCTACGTACGCGAGAGCCCCACCGGGCCCGTCCGCAAGCTGGTGATCAGCCTGCGCGGCACCGAGGCCCGCCGCCGCAGCGAGCGCAGCCACGCCGAGCTGATCGCCACCGTCGCACACGAACTGCGCTCGCCGCTGACCTCCGTCAAGGGCTTCACCGCCACGCTGCTGGCCAAATGGGAGCGGTTCACCGACGACCAGAAGCGGCTGATGCTGGAGACGGTCTACGCCGACGCCAACCGAGTCACCCGGCTCATCACGGAACTGCTCGACATCTCCCGGATCGACTCGGGCCGCCTGGAACTGCGCCGCCAGCCCGTGGACCTCTCGGCGGCCGTGGAGCGCCACATCCAGGCGCTCACCGCGAACGGCCAGGAGCCGGACCGTTTCCTCGTCCGCACCTGCCAGCCGCTGCCCGCCGTCTGGGCCGACCCGGACAAGGTCGACCAGGTGCTGGGCAACCTGCTGGAAAACGCGGTGCGCCACGGCGAGGGAACCGTCACCATCGAGGTGGCACCCGCACCGGCCAAGAGCGACGAGAAGGGAACGGCCGTCACCGTGAGCGACGAAGGTACCGGCATCCCCGAGGAGTCGATGGGCCGCGTCTTCACCCGCTTCTGGCGGGGCAGCAAGCGCGGTGGCACGGGCCTGGGCCTCTACATCGTCAAGGGCATCGTCGAGGCGCACGGCGGCACGATCACCGTCGGCCGCGGCCCCGGCGGCGGCGCCGAATTCCGATTTATCCTGCCCGTGAGCACGCCGGCCTACATGAAGTAG
- the pheS gene encoding phenylalanine--tRNA ligase subunit alpha — translation MSAPNKSYDPVEVEALKPEEIERIRDEALAAFAAAGDLDALAQAKTAHTGGTSPLSLANREIGALPPQAKAEAGKRVGQARAAVGRALAARQAELEAERDARVLVEEAVDVTLPYDRTPAGARHPLTTIMERVADVFVAMGYEVAEGPEAEAEWFNFDALNFVPDHPARQMQDTFFVEGADGAKNDESGVVLRTHTSPVQARTLLDREPPVYVVCPGRVYRTDELDATHTPVFHQIELLAVDEGLTMADLKGTLDHMVQALFGPDMKTRLRPNFFPFTEPSAEMDMVCYVCRGESVGNPDRPCRTCGSEGWIELGGCGMVNPKVLIACGVDPQKYSGFAFGFGIERMLMFRHNVEDMRDMVEGDVRFTRPFGMEI, via the coding sequence ATGTCGGCACCGAACAAGTCGTACGACCCAGTCGAGGTCGAGGCACTGAAACCGGAAGAGATCGAGCGCATCCGGGACGAGGCGCTCGCCGCCTTCGCCGCCGCGGGCGACCTCGACGCGCTCGCCCAGGCGAAGACCGCGCACACCGGTGGTACCTCGCCCCTGTCCCTCGCCAACCGCGAGATCGGCGCGCTGCCGCCGCAGGCCAAGGCCGAGGCGGGCAAGCGCGTGGGCCAGGCCCGCGCCGCCGTGGGCAGGGCGCTCGCCGCCCGCCAGGCGGAGCTGGAGGCCGAGCGGGACGCCCGGGTCCTGGTCGAGGAGGCGGTGGACGTCACGCTGCCCTACGACCGCACCCCGGCCGGCGCCCGCCACCCGCTGACGACGATCATGGAGCGCGTCGCCGACGTCTTCGTGGCCATGGGCTACGAGGTCGCGGAGGGCCCGGAGGCCGAGGCCGAGTGGTTCAACTTCGACGCCCTGAACTTCGTGCCCGACCACCCGGCCCGGCAGATGCAGGACACCTTCTTCGTCGAGGGCGCCGACGGCGCGAAGAACGACGAGTCCGGTGTCGTCCTGCGCACCCACACCTCACCGGTCCAGGCCCGCACGCTGCTCGACCGCGAGCCCCCCGTCTACGTGGTCTGCCCCGGCCGGGTCTACCGGACCGACGAGCTGGACGCGACGCACACCCCGGTCTTCCACCAGATCGAGCTGCTCGCCGTCGACGAGGGCCTCACCATGGCCGACCTGAAGGGCACCCTCGACCACATGGTCCAGGCGCTCTTCGGCCCGGACATGAAGACCCGGCTGCGGCCGAACTTCTTCCCGTTCACCGAGCCGTCCGCCGAGATGGACATGGTCTGCTACGTCTGCCGCGGCGAGTCCGTCGGCAACCCGGACCGCCCCTGCCGCACCTGCGGCAGCGAGGGCTGGATCGAGCTCGGCGGCTGCGGCATGGTCAACCCCAAGGTGCTCATCGCCTGCGGCGTCGACCCCCAGAAGTACAGCGGATTCGCCTTCGGGTTCGGCATCGAGCGGATGCTGATGTTCCGCCACAA